In Rhizobium sp. WSM4643, the following are encoded in one genomic region:
- a CDS encoding Gfo/Idh/MocA family protein has translation MKPLGIGLIGTGYMGKCHALAWNAVKTVFGDVERPRLVHLAEANAELAKTRAGEFGFEKATADWRALIADPEVDVVSVTTPNQFHPEMAIAAIEAGKHVWCEKPMAPAYADAERMLETAKRSGKVAALGYNYIQNPVMRHIRTLIGEGAIGTVNHIRVEMDEDFMADADVFFYWKSELSAGYGALDDFAVHPLSLLWYLFGHVEAVITDMVKPYADRPLSEGGRRAVENHDGANVLMRLGGGISAVLMANRAAWGRKGRIALQIFGSKGSIVYDQERMNEFELYQADGRGSEQGFRKILAAPAHRPYDRFIPAPGHGLGFNDLKVIECRELIRAISGEPSSIVTFEDGLRIEKSVHAMAQSFHERRWIEIG, from the coding sequence ATGAAGCCACTCGGCATCGGTTTGATCGGCACTGGTTATATGGGCAAGTGCCATGCGCTGGCGTGGAATGCGGTAAAGACGGTGTTCGGCGATGTCGAGCGTCCGCGTCTTGTGCATCTGGCGGAAGCCAATGCCGAGCTTGCTAAGACTCGTGCCGGTGAATTCGGTTTCGAGAAGGCGACGGCCGACTGGCGGGCGCTGATCGCCGACCCCGAGGTCGACGTGGTCTCCGTCACCACGCCCAATCAGTTTCACCCCGAGATGGCGATTGCAGCCATCGAGGCCGGCAAGCATGTCTGGTGCGAAAAACCCATGGCGCCGGCCTATGCCGATGCCGAGCGCATGCTGGAAACGGCGAAGCGATCCGGCAAGGTTGCCGCCCTTGGCTATAATTATATTCAGAATCCCGTCATGCGGCATATCAGGACGCTGATTGGCGAAGGCGCCATCGGCACGGTCAATCATATCCGCGTCGAGATGGATGAGGATTTCATGGCCGATGCCGATGTCTTCTTTTATTGGAAGAGCGAGCTTTCCGCCGGCTACGGCGCGCTCGACGACTTCGCCGTCCACCCGCTGTCACTGCTCTGGTATCTCTTCGGCCATGTCGAGGCCGTCATAACGGATATGGTAAAACCCTATGCCGACCGCCCGCTGAGCGAGGGTGGCCGCCGTGCCGTCGAAAACCACGATGGCGCCAACGTGCTGATGCGGCTTGGCGGCGGCATCTCCGCCGTGTTGATGGCGAATCGCGCCGCCTGGGGCCGTAAGGGCCGCATCGCCCTGCAGATTTTCGGCTCGAAAGGCTCGATCGTCTACGACCAGGAGCGCATGAACGAATTCGAACTCTATCAGGCCGACGGCCGCGGCTCCGAACAGGGCTTCCGCAAGATACTGGCGGCACCTGCCCATCGGCCTTATGATCGGTTCATTCCGGCACCAGGCCACGGCCTCGGCTTCAACGATCTGAAGGTCATCGAATGCCGCGAGCTGATCCGGGCAATATCAGGCGAGCCGTCGTCGATCGTGACATTCGAAGACGGTCTCAGGATAGAGAAGTCGGTGCATGCCATGGCACAGTCCTTCCACGAGCGCCGCTGGATCGAGATCGGCTGA
- a CDS encoding NAD(P)/FAD-dependent oxidoreductase, whose amino-acid sequence MTDRLVIIGAGQAGFALAAKLRALKDARPITLLGAEEVAPYQRPPLSKKYLLGEMAFDRLLFRAEHWYADNDVDLRRSTWAEQIKPDSKQVLLQDGSVLDYGTLALTTGSTPRRLPAAIGGDLEGVYVARDKRDADLLADEMRPGRRVLIIGGGYIGLEAAAVARHRGLEVTVIEMADRILQRVAAKETADIMRAIHETHEVVIREKTGLKHLIGKDGRVTGAALSDGSVIDLDFAVVGIGVAPNDQLAKEAGLEVANGIVVDEFARTSDPAIFAAGDCAALPWQGGRIRLESVQNAVDQAEAAAAVIAGGNEPYAPKPWFWSDQYDVKLQIAGFNLGYDETLLRPGTREGAHSVWYFRNGVLIAVDAINDAKAYVTGKKLLESGTNPDKLILADPSADLKSLLG is encoded by the coding sequence GTGACGGATAGACTGGTGATCATCGGCGCGGGACAGGCCGGTTTCGCATTGGCGGCCAAGCTGCGTGCGTTGAAGGATGCGCGCCCGATCACCCTCCTCGGCGCCGAGGAGGTCGCTCCCTATCAGCGTCCGCCACTGTCAAAGAAATACCTGCTCGGTGAAATGGCCTTCGACCGCCTGCTGTTCCGCGCCGAGCACTGGTATGCAGACAATGACGTCGATCTTCGCCGTTCAACCTGGGCCGAGCAGATCAAACCGGACAGCAAGCAGGTTCTGCTGCAGGACGGCTCTGTTCTCGATTACGGCACGCTGGCGCTGACCACCGGTTCGACGCCGCGCCGGCTGCCGGCCGCGATCGGCGGCGATCTCGAAGGCGTCTATGTCGCCCGCGACAAGCGCGATGCCGACCTGCTTGCCGACGAGATGCGTCCCGGTCGCCGCGTCCTCATCATCGGCGGCGGTTATATCGGTCTCGAGGCGGCGGCCGTTGCCCGCCATCGCGGCCTGGAAGTCACCGTCATCGAGATGGCCGACCGCATCCTGCAGCGCGTCGCGGCGAAGGAGACGGCCGACATCATGCGCGCGATCCACGAGACACATGAGGTGGTGATCCGCGAGAAGACAGGGCTCAAGCATTTGATCGGCAAGGATGGCCGCGTCACCGGCGCCGCACTTTCCGACGGATCGGTCATCGACCTCGATTTCGCCGTCGTCGGCATCGGCGTCGCGCCGAACGACCAGCTTGCCAAGGAAGCCGGCCTCGAAGTCGCCAACGGCATTGTCGTCGACGAATTCGCCCGCACCTCCGATCCGGCGATCTTTGCGGCCGGCGATTGCGCCGCACTTCCCTGGCAGGGCGGCCGCATCAGGCTCGAATCGGTGCAGAACGCCGTCGACCAGGCCGAAGCAGCGGCAGCCGTCATCGCCGGCGGCAACGAGCCTTATGCGCCGAAGCCGTGGTTCTGGTCCGACCAATATGACGTCAAGCTGCAGATTGCCGGCTTCAATCTCGGTTATGACGAGACGCTGCTGCGTCCCGGCACCCGCGAAGGCGCACATTCGGTCTGGTACTTCCGGAACGGCGTGCTGATCGCCGTCGATGCGATCAACGACGCGAAAGCCTATGTGACCGGCAAAAAACTGCTGGAATCCGGGACCAATCCCGACAAGTTGATTCTCGCCGACCCTTCTGCTGACCTTAAGAGCCTGCTCGGCTGA
- a CDS encoding porin, whose product MNIKSLLLGSAAALAVVSGAQAADAIVAAEPEPVEYVRVCDAYGTGYFYIPGTETCLKINGYIRFQVNVADDVGGDSDWDATTRGQVQFTAKSDTEYGPLTGVIVMQFNADNATDQTSKLDSAYLDVAGFRAGLFYSWWDDGLSGETDDIGSVVTLHNSIRYQYETSDFYAGISVDELEDGVYKAGEEANNVGVAVGLGGKAGAFSYQVTAGYDVDNEDGAVRAMGTVDIGPGTLGLAGVYSSGPNSYYSSAEWAVAAEYAIKATDKLKITPAVQYYGNYFGGSKVVPDDFDGLGDAWKVGLTVDYQIVDNFYAKASVQYLDPDDGDDTTSGYFRLQRSF is encoded by the coding sequence ATGAACATCAAGAGCCTTCTTCTCGGCTCCGCTGCTGCTCTCGCAGTAGTTTCCGGTGCTCAGGCTGCTGACGCTATCGTTGCTGCCGAACCGGAACCGGTTGAATATGTTCGCGTCTGCGACGCTTACGGCACCGGCTACTTCTACATCCCGGGCACCGAAACCTGCCTCAAGATCAACGGCTACATCCGTTTCCAGGTTAACGTTGCTGACGACGTCGGCGGCGATTCGGATTGGGATGCAACGACCCGCGGTCAGGTTCAGTTCACGGCCAAGAGCGACACCGAGTACGGTCCGCTGACCGGCGTCATCGTCATGCAGTTCAATGCTGACAATGCCACCGATCAGACTTCCAAGCTCGACTCCGCTTACCTCGACGTTGCCGGCTTCCGCGCCGGTCTGTTCTACAGCTGGTGGGACGATGGTCTCTCTGGCGAAACCGACGACATCGGTTCGGTCGTAACGCTCCACAACTCGATCCGCTATCAGTATGAAACCAGCGATTTCTACGCTGGCATCAGCGTCGACGAACTGGAAGACGGCGTTTACAAGGCCGGCGAAGAAGCCAACAACGTTGGCGTTGCTGTCGGTCTCGGCGGCAAGGCCGGCGCATTCAGCTACCAGGTCACTGCGGGCTACGACGTCGACAACGAAGACGGTGCTGTCCGTGCAATGGGTACGGTTGACATCGGCCCCGGCACGCTCGGCCTCGCCGGCGTATACTCTTCCGGCCCGAACTCCTACTACTCCTCGGCTGAATGGGCTGTGGCTGCCGAATACGCAATCAAGGCAACCGACAAGCTGAAGATCACCCCGGCCGTTCAGTACTACGGCAACTACTTCGGCGGCTCCAAGGTCGTTCCGGATGACTTCGACGGTCTCGGCGATGCCTGGAAGGTCGGTCTGACGGTTGATTACCAGATCGTCGACAACTTCTACGCCAAGGCTTCGGTTCAGTACCTCGATCCGGATGATGGTGACGACACAACTTCGGGCTACTTCCGCCTGCAGCGTTCGTTCTAA
- a CDS encoding alpha/beta fold hydrolase — MPDTDAVGFQERFYTSADGLRLYARDYRPDGAASPGRLPVICLPGLTRNTRDFHPLALLLSRDTTAPRRVIALDSRGRGNSAWDENKANYNLAIEAGDVIAACAALGIERAIFIGTSRGGLILHLIAATRPDLLEAVILNDIGPALEAEGLARIRDYLNSGRKPGDWNEAAVILKENHGASFTTLAEEDWHEMALALYRDIDGRPVADFDPAIAEALKSVDFSQPMPDLWEQFDRLSRFPLMLIRGENTSLLSKETADEMARRHPRLILHAADGQGHAPLLHHAGTPAAIGAFLATCGLPD, encoded by the coding sequence ATGCCGGATACGGATGCGGTTGGTTTCCAGGAACGATTTTACACGTCTGCCGATGGGCTGAGGCTTTATGCCCGCGACTACCGGCCCGACGGGGCGGCAAGCCCCGGACGGCTGCCGGTGATCTGCCTGCCAGGCCTGACCCGCAATACGCGGGATTTTCATCCGCTGGCGCTGCTTCTTTCCCGCGACACGACGGCGCCACGCAGGGTGATTGCGCTCGATTCGCGCGGGCGGGGGAATTCGGCTTGGGATGAGAACAAGGCGAACTACAATCTCGCCATCGAGGCCGGCGACGTCATCGCCGCCTGCGCGGCGCTCGGCATCGAGCGGGCGATCTTCATCGGCACGTCGCGAGGCGGGCTAATCCTGCACCTGATCGCGGCGACACGGCCGGATCTTCTCGAAGCCGTCATCCTCAACGATATCGGGCCTGCGCTTGAGGCTGAGGGTCTGGCGAGAATTCGCGACTACCTCAACAGCGGCAGGAAGCCGGGGGACTGGAACGAGGCGGCCGTTATATTGAAGGAAAATCATGGCGCTTCATTTACCACGCTTGCAGAAGAAGATTGGCACGAGATGGCGCTTGCCCTCTATCGGGATATCGATGGAAGACCTGTCGCCGATTTCGATCCGGCGATCGCGGAGGCACTGAAATCGGTCGATTTCAGCCAGCCGATGCCCGATCTCTGGGAGCAATTCGACCGCTTGAGCCGATTTCCACTAATGCTGATCCGCGGCGAAAATACGTCTCTGCTTTCAAAGGAGACCGCCGATGAAATGGCGCGCCGGCATCCGAGGTTGATCCTGCATGCTGCCGATGGACAGGGACACGCACCCCTTCTGCATCACGCCGGTACTCCCGCAGCGATTGGAGCATTTCTCGCCACCTGCGGATTGCCTGATTGA
- a CDS encoding lytic transglycosylase domain-containing protein has translation MKKAVLILSAFGFIAAAWGSFASPLPGESPSMPEVKPLGFIPETSIPESITTGAIPHNPAIAPVNGDLKAGLDALSDKDPQLALSIRDGMRDATLDRHILTWAIAVSGLKGVPSYEIASAAQELKGWPGLSRLRAYSERALYDENPAPPAILAAFGDTAPETMQGTVILGRALVASGGQAQAAKYIRKVWRGEALDKATEDKILIEFSALLTPADHKARMDYLMYRGRVAQAKRFGDMGQAQSLYKAWAAVDAKAANASALLNAVDAKWRTDAGLLFARIEYLRKQDKYAEAAALLEQMPPERSELVNSGEWWNEQRIVSRGLVDQGQFKPAYRIVANYAATSPTDIVEAEFHAGWYALRGLQEPATAETHFRKILETSNGPISVSRAWYWLGRAAEAGGPGKSSEFYTKAANFPGTFYGQLAAERLGRKTLNVTYPSPSTADRQRFQAREAVQAIARLEAAGHGWRADILYLALADQLQSPGELAVLAAQAEQSGDHHLSLQIGKIAYGRGIDVAALAFPVGVIPANANISGSGKALAYAIARQESAFNPAAVSAANARGLLQLLPGTAQAVAKRHNIAYSKDKLTADAGYNATLGAHYLGEQIDAFGGSYILTFIAYNAGPKRVPEWIGRYGDPRGRPIDEIVDWIERIPFPETRNYVQRVMENYEVYKARLGQPTDIERDLIGGRSAS, from the coding sequence ATGAAGAAAGCTGTCCTGATTCTGTCCGCCTTCGGCTTCATTGCCGCTGCGTGGGGCAGCTTTGCGTCGCCGCTTCCCGGCGAGAGCCCTTCGATGCCTGAGGTCAAGCCGCTCGGCTTCATTCCCGAGACATCCATACCGGAATCGATCACAACGGGTGCCATTCCGCACAACCCGGCAATCGCGCCTGTCAACGGCGACCTGAAAGCCGGCCTCGATGCGCTTTCCGACAAGGACCCGCAGCTGGCGCTTTCGATCCGTGACGGCATGCGCGACGCGACGCTCGACCGCCATATCCTCACCTGGGCGATTGCCGTTTCCGGATTGAAGGGCGTTCCCTCCTATGAAATCGCCAGCGCCGCGCAGGAGCTCAAGGGGTGGCCGGGCCTTTCGCGGCTGCGCGCCTATTCCGAGCGCGCGCTCTATGACGAAAATCCCGCCCCTCCCGCCATACTTGCCGCCTTCGGCGATACCGCGCCTGAGACGATGCAGGGTACGGTCATCCTCGGCCGGGCGCTGGTTGCATCAGGCGGCCAAGCGCAAGCGGCAAAATATATTCGCAAGGTCTGGCGTGGAGAGGCTCTCGACAAGGCGACCGAGGACAAGATCCTCATCGAGTTTTCCGCGCTGTTGACACCCGCCGACCACAAGGCGCGGATGGACTATCTGATGTATCGCGGCCGTGTGGCGCAGGCCAAGCGCTTCGGCGATATGGGCCAGGCACAATCGCTCTACAAGGCCTGGGCTGCGGTCGACGCCAAAGCGGCCAACGCCAGCGCTTTGCTCAACGCCGTCGATGCGAAGTGGCGCACCGATGCCGGCCTGCTGTTTGCGCGGATCGAATATCTGCGCAAACAGGACAAATATGCCGAGGCGGCAGCACTTCTGGAGCAAATGCCGCCCGAGCGCAGCGAACTGGTCAACTCCGGCGAATGGTGGAACGAGCAACGCATCGTCAGCCGTGGTCTCGTCGACCAGGGACAATTCAAGCCTGCCTATCGCATCGTCGCAAACTACGCCGCAACGAGCCCGACGGATATCGTCGAGGCTGAATTCCATGCCGGATGGTACGCGCTTCGCGGCCTGCAGGAGCCGGCAACGGCGGAAACACATTTCCGCAAGATCCTCGAGACATCAAACGGGCCGATCTCGGTTTCACGCGCCTGGTACTGGCTGGGACGGGCAGCCGAAGCCGGCGGCCCCGGGAAATCCAGCGAATTCTATACAAAGGCCGCGAATTTTCCCGGCACCTTCTATGGCCAGCTCGCGGCCGAAAGGCTGGGGCGAAAGACGCTTAATGTCACCTATCCGTCGCCGAGCACTGCCGACCGGCAACGCTTCCAGGCACGCGAAGCCGTGCAGGCGATCGCCCGGCTGGAGGCCGCAGGTCATGGATGGCGGGCCGATATTCTCTATCTCGCGCTTGCCGATCAGTTGCAGAGCCCGGGCGAATTGGCTGTCCTTGCGGCACAGGCCGAGCAATCCGGCGATCATCATCTCTCGCTGCAGATCGGCAAAATCGCGTATGGACGCGGCATCGATGTCGCGGCGCTCGCCTTTCCGGTCGGCGTGATCCCGGCGAACGCCAATATATCAGGCTCCGGCAAGGCGCTCGCCTATGCCATCGCCCGGCAGGAAAGCGCCTTCAACCCGGCCGCCGTGTCGGCGGCCAATGCACGCGGCCTGCTGCAGCTTCTGCCGGGGACGGCCCAGGCGGTGGCCAAGCGCCACAACATCGCCTATTCGAAGGACAAGCTGACGGCCGATGCCGGTTATAATGCGACGCTTGGTGCGCATTATCTCGGCGAGCAAATCGACGCCTTCGGCGGCTCCTATATCCTCACCTTCATTGCCTACAATGCCGGGCCGAAGCGAGTACCGGAATGGATCGGCCGTTACGGCGATCCGCGCGGCAGGCCGATTGACGAGATCGTCGACTGGATCGAGCGCATCCCCTTCCCCGAAACGCGCAACTATGTGCAGCGGGTGATGGAGAATTACGAGGTCTACAAAGCCCGTCTCGGACAGCCGACCGACATCGAGCGTGACCTCATCGGCGGACGCAGCGCTTCCTGA
- the dapA gene encoding 4-hydroxy-tetrahydrodipicolinate synthase: MFNGSIPALVTPFTDAGLIDEDSFAAHVDWQIKEGSGGLVPVGTTGESPTLSHAEHKRVVELCIEVAAKRVPVMAGAGSNNTREAIELAQHAEKVGANAVLVVTPYYNKPTQKGLIAHFSAIAEAVDLPIYIYNIPGRSVVDMTPETMGALAKAHRNIVGVKDATGKIERVSEQRITCGTDFRQLSGEDATALGFNAHGGVGCISVTANVAPRLCADFQAATLAGDYARALEYQDRLMPLHKAIFLEPGLCGAKYGLSKLGRMSRNVRSPLLSTLEPATESAIDAAMRHAGLLN; encoded by the coding sequence ATGTTCAATGGGTCCATTCCCGCCCTCGTCACCCCCTTCACCGATGCCGGACTGATCGACGAAGACAGCTTCGCCGCTCATGTCGACTGGCAGATCAAGGAAGGCAGCGGTGGTCTCGTTCCGGTCGGCACGACGGGCGAATCCCCGACGCTGTCGCATGCCGAACACAAACGGGTCGTGGAACTCTGCATCGAGGTTGCCGCAAAACGCGTTCCCGTCATGGCTGGCGCCGGCTCGAACAATACGCGGGAGGCGATCGAGCTTGCCCAGCATGCCGAAAAGGTCGGTGCGAACGCCGTTCTGGTCGTCACTCCCTATTACAACAAGCCGACGCAGAAGGGTTTGATTGCGCATTTTTCGGCCATCGCCGAAGCCGTCGATCTGCCGATCTATATCTATAACATCCCCGGCCGCTCGGTGGTCGATATGACGCCGGAAACGATGGGTGCGCTCGCCAAGGCGCACAGGAATATCGTTGGCGTCAAGGATGCGACGGGCAAGATCGAGCGCGTTTCGGAACAGCGCATCACCTGCGGGACGGATTTCCGGCAACTGTCCGGCGAGGATGCGACGGCGCTGGGCTTCAACGCCCATGGCGGTGTCGGCTGTATTTCGGTAACGGCCAATGTCGCGCCACGCCTCTGCGCCGATTTCCAGGCGGCGACGCTGGCAGGCGATTATGCCCGCGCGTTGGAATATCAGGATCGGCTGATGCCGCTGCACAAGGCGATTTTCCTTGAGCCGGGTCTTTGCGGCGCCAAATACGGGCTCTCCAAGCTTGGCCGGATGAGCCGTAACGTCCGCTCGCCGCTGCTTTCGACGCTGGAACCGGCAACGGAATCGGCCATCGACGCCGCCATGCGCCATGCCGGCCTGTTGAACTGA
- the smpB gene encoding SsrA-binding protein SmpB, with product MAPKGSQRVVNKVVAENRKARFNYEIIDTYEAGLVLMGTEVKSLREGKANIAESYASDEGGEIWLINSYLPEYLQANRFNHEPRRRRKLLLSGREIHRLRSAINREGMTLIPLKIYFNDRGRAKMELALAKGKKLHDKRESEKERDWNRQKSRLLKDRG from the coding sequence ATGGCCCCCAAAGGCAGCCAGCGTGTAGTGAACAAGGTTGTGGCGGAAAACCGCAAGGCCCGCTTCAACTACGAGATCATCGATACCTACGAGGCCGGCCTCGTGCTGATGGGCACGGAGGTCAAGTCGCTGCGCGAAGGCAAGGCCAATATCGCCGAATCCTACGCCTCGGATGAGGGCGGTGAGATCTGGCTGATCAATTCCTACCTGCCGGAATATCTGCAGGCCAACCGCTTCAATCACGAACCGCGCCGGCGCCGCAAGCTGCTGCTGTCGGGCCGTGAAATCCATCGCCTGCGCTCAGCCATCAACCGCGAAGGCATGACGCTGATCCCGCTGAAGATCTATTTCAACGACCGTGGTCGGGCGAAGATGGAACTGGCGCTCGCCAAGGGTAAGAAATTGCACGACAAGCGCGAGTCGGAGAAGGAACGCGATTGGAATCGGCAGAAGAGCCGCCTGCTGAAGGATAGAGGCTGA
- a CDS encoding LabA-like NYN domain-containing protein, with protein MFDPREKIALFIDGANLYAASKSLGFDIDYRKLLKAFQKRGYLLRAYYYTALIEDQEYSSIRPLIDWLDYNGYKVVTKPAKEFTDSMGRRKIKGNMDIELAIDAMEQSETVDHLVIFSGDGDFTNLVEALQRRGRKVSVISTMATQPPMIADDLRRQADHFIDLLSLKAEIGRDPSERAPRPAEVAPASDFED; from the coding sequence ATGTTTGACCCACGCGAGAAAATTGCACTCTTCATTGACGGCGCCAACCTCTACGCTGCATCCAAGAGCCTCGGCTTTGACATAGATTACCGCAAGCTCCTGAAAGCATTCCAGAAGCGCGGATATCTGCTGCGTGCCTATTATTATACCGCTCTGATCGAGGATCAGGAATATTCATCGATCCGGCCGCTGATCGACTGGCTCGACTATAACGGCTACAAAGTCGTCACCAAGCCCGCCAAGGAATTCACGGATTCCATGGGTCGCCGAAAGATCAAGGGCAACATGGACATCGAGCTTGCGATCGACGCCATGGAACAGTCCGAAACGGTCGATCACCTCGTCATCTTCTCGGGCGACGGCGACTTCACGAACCTGGTCGAGGCATTGCAGCGCAGAGGCCGCAAGGTCTCGGTGATCTCAACCATGGCGACGCAGCCGCCGATGATCGCCGACGACTTGCGCCGTCAGGCCGATCATTTTATCGACCTCTTGTCTCTGAAGGCTGAAATCGGTCGCGATCCCTCGGAGCGGGCGCCACGCCCGGCCGAAGTCGCCCCGGCCAGCGATTTCGAGGACTAA
- the rpoZ gene encoding DNA-directed RNA polymerase subunit omega, translating into MARVTVEDCIDKVENRFELVLLASHRARLISQGASITIDRDNDKNPVVALREIADETLSPDDLKEDLIHSLQKHVEVDEPEPDPASMIAAGGATAADSEEQDDVPETITFDQMSEEELLAGIEGLVPPEKSDDY; encoded by the coding sequence ATGGCCCGTGTCACAGTTGAAGATTGCATCGACAAGGTGGAGAACCGCTTCGAGCTGGTTCTGCTCGCCAGCCACCGCGCCCGGCTGATTTCCCAGGGTGCCTCGATCACCATCGATCGCGACAACGACAAGAATCCTGTGGTGGCCCTGCGCGAAATCGCCGACGAGACGCTTTCGCCCGACGACCTCAAGGAAGATCTGATCCATTCGCTGCAGAAGCATGTCGAAGTCGACGAGCCCGAGCCCGATCCGGCAAGCATGATCGCCGCCGGCGGTGCCACTGCGGCCGACAGCGAAGAGCAGGACGACGTGCCGGAGACGATCACTTTCGACCAGATGTCGGAAGAAGAGCTGCTTGCCGGCATCGAAGGCCTCGTGCCGCCGGAAAAGAGCGACGACTACTAA